Sequence from the Kineosporia succinea genome:
GCCGACTTCGCCTACTCGATCAGCGGGGTGGGCCGGTACCGGGTCAACGCGTTCCGTCAGCGGGGCTCGGCCGGGCTGGTGTTCCGCCGGGTCAACGTGGGGGCGATCCCGCTCGAGAAGCTCGGTGTACCCGACGTGATCGGCCGCCTGGCCCTCGAGCCGCGCGGCCTGGTGCTCGTCACCGGACCGACCGGCTCGGGCAAGACCACCACGCTCGCCGGCATGGTCGACAAGATCAACTCCGAGCGGGAGGTGCACCTGGTCACCGTGGAGGACCCGATCGAGATCCTCCACGAGGACAAGCTGGCGATGGTCAACCAGCGTGAGGTGCGCGTCGACACCCAGAACTTCGCGGTGGCCCTCCGGGCGGCGATGCGCCAGGACCCCGACGTCATCCTCATCGGTGAGATGCGCGACCAGGAGACGGTGCACTCGGCGCTGTCCGCGGCCGAGACCGGTCACTTCGTGATGTCCACGCTGCACACGCAGGACGCCAAGGAGACCATCACCCGCATCATCGACTTCTTCCCGCCGCACGAGCAGAAGCAGGTGCGTCTGTCGCTCGCGGGCGCGCTGAAGGGCATCATCTGCCAGCGTCTGGTGCCGCGCGCCGACGGCTCCGGCCGGGCCCTGGCGATGGAGGTCTGCGTGAACACCGGGCGGATCGCCGACGCGATCTCCGACCCGGACAAGACCAGCACCATCACCGACCTGATCAAGGAGGGTGGCTTCTACGGGATGCAGTCGTTCGACATGCACCTGGTGGAGCTGATCCGCGACGGCGTGGTGAGCCTGCACGACGGGATGGCCGTGGCCAGCAACCCGCACGACCTCACGGTCGAGCTGCGCCGGCTCGGGCTGGTGGCCTGATCCCGGAAGTGGGGACGGCGTCCGCGGCAACGCTTGCCGGTGCGGCTCAAGCGGTTTGAGGGGTCCGTAGGAGGTGGACGGCGGGGTCCCGTTCCGCCCTCCACCTCCTACGGGCTCACCCGGTCTCGTCGTCGTGACCAGGGAGCTGGGGCGTTGAGACTGCCCTCGCAACGCCCGATTGGTCCATTATCAAGTTGTTACATTCGAAGCGCGACTCAGAAACGCTGTGGCGTGGGTCACTGTGCCCAGCGTTCATGTCCCGTTCAGGCAGACGACAGCGCCCGGCCGACCGAAACGGTCGAACCGGGCGCTGTTCGTGAGGGGTGGGTCAGGCCGCGGCCTTGGTCTCCCAGAAGATCGTGCTGATCTCCTCGATCTTGGCCAGCAGCTGGTCGGCCACGGCCACGTCGGTGCTGCCCTTCGTGCCGCCGGCCCCCGCGAGCTTCGTGGCCTCGTTGAAGAGGACGTGCAGCTGCGGGTACTTCTCGAAGTGAGGGGGCTTGAAGTAATCGGTCCACAGCACCCAGAGGTGGTGCTTCACCAGGTCGCTGCGCTCCTCCTTGATCGAGATCGCACGGTCCTTGAACACGGCGTCGTCGGAGGCGTTGTACTTCTCGATGCAGGCCTTGACCGACTGGGCCTCGATCTTGGCCTGGGCCGGGTCGTAGACGCCGCACGGAAGGTCGCAGTGAGCGCTGACCTCGACCGCGGTGAAGGCGTTGAGGAACCGCATGGGTACTCCTGTTCGCGAGGCTAGAGGCTGAGGACTCGTAACCTACTCCGCGTGATCTCACTGTGCGCGTCGCGGGTGGGTGATCCGGCCCGGGTCGGGCCAGATCCGGAACAGGGCCATGGCCAGCACGTCCGCCTCGGGCACGGCGCCCACCAGCCACGAGTCGACGCCCTCGGCCGGGTTGTCCCGTTCGACCCACCATCCGCCCGGGTCGCGGAACGTCAGCCTTTTCACCGACAGCGGCCGGTCGCCCGGTAGCCGGACCACCGCCACCCGCCCGGCCTCGGCCCGTCCGCCCCAGTGCACCAGAATGCGGTCGCCGTCGCGCAGGGTGGGTTCCATCGACCGCCCGCGCACGATCACCTGACCGATCGGCAGCAGTGGCCGGAACGCCCGAGACGAACTCATACCTGATGGTCTCGCACGGGCACGCCAAAATCACCCTTGCCTGTCCGGACAGGTGTGGCACTATGGCGGCCACGGGTCACCCCCCGTTCAGTCGTGCCGGCCGTCACCACAGCCCACAGCGCTCCCACTCCCATCGCCCTACCTCGGCGGTGTTCTCGTCGTTCCCGCCCGGCCCGTCGCGGCCCGTCCGGAGGTATCGCGTGACCACCGAAGCAACCACGCCCGAAGCCGTCCCCACCCTGGTGAGCGAAGTCGGGGTGGTGACCACCACTGAGGGCACCTCCCCGGCCCGGAGGGCTCGGGGGACCACCGTCGACCTCACCACCCCGGTGTTCGCCCTGCACGAGGGCGGCAAGATCGAGACCACCCTGCGCACCCCGCTGAGCTCACGGGCGGAGCTGTCGCTGGCCTACACGCCCGGGGTGGCCGAGGTGTGCCTGGCGATCGCCGAGCGGCCCGAGCTGCTCGACGTCTACACCGGGCGGGGCAACACCGTGGCCGTGGTCTCCGACGGCACTGCCGTGCTCGGCCTGGGCGACATCGGCCCGGGCGGTGCGATGCCGGTGATGGAGGGCAAAGCCATGCTGTTCAAGCACTTCGGCGGCGTGAACGCGGTGCCGATCTGCCTCGACACCACCGACCCGGACGAGATCGTCGACACCGTGGCGCG
This genomic interval carries:
- the sodN gene encoding superoxide dismutase, Ni, producing the protein MRFLNAFTAVEVSAHCDLPCGVYDPAQAKIEAQSVKACIEKYNASDDAVFKDRAISIKEERSDLVKHHLWVLWTDYFKPPHFEKYPQLHVLFNEATKLAGAGGTKGSTDVAVADQLLAKIEEISTIFWETKAAA
- a CDS encoding S24 family peptidase, giving the protein MSSSRAFRPLLPIGQVIVRGRSMEPTLRDGDRILVHWGGRAEAGRVAVVRLPGDRPLSVKRLTFRDPGGWWVERDNPAEGVDSWLVGAVPEADVLAMALFRIWPDPGRITHPRRAQ
- a CDS encoding type IV pilus twitching motility protein PilT — encoded protein: MSRPPVSVVPFLRALSELFGSDLHCKVGSPPRIRIDGKLRRLDVPNLTPADTEAMVAEVLRDDLRAEFERTNEADFAYSISGVGRYRVNAFRQRGSAGLVFRRVNVGAIPLEKLGVPDVIGRLALEPRGLVLVTGPTGSGKTTTLAGMVDKINSEREVHLVTVEDPIEILHEDKLAMVNQREVRVDTQNFAVALRAAMRQDPDVILIGEMRDQETVHSALSAAETGHFVMSTLHTQDAKETITRIIDFFPPHEQKQVRLSLAGALKGIICQRLVPRADGSGRALAMEVCVNTGRIADAISDPDKTSTITDLIKEGGFYGMQSFDMHLVELIRDGVVSLHDGMAVASNPHDLTVELRRLGLVA